GAGGCTCGTCGAGCTCGAGTCCGAATTGTTCCAAGGCCGTTTTGAATTCTGCGTCAATCATGCCCGCAGGTCATACCAGGGGCGACCGAACCTGGGTAGCGGAACAGTGCCCCAGAATGGCCGAAAGACCACAAAAACGACCGTCAGACGGACTTCGCGAGCCAAAATGCCCGGATGAACGCTGGTCGCAGGCTTCCCGCGACGGTTTGGTTCCCCTGAGAGAACGCTCCCCAACACACCCGATCACTCCGGCAAACTGAAGTTCACCGGTGGAGTGGAGCCCGTGGCTTCTGTCGAAGCCGCTGCTGGGTCCGCCTTCGGCGAGCCAGCAGTCTGGCCCGCACTGGATTCCTGGAAGCTCACCGCGGAATTGCTGCCAGGAACAACTGGCTGGGTCGCAGTGGGCTGAATCGCACCAGGAATGGCGTAGCTGGGCGGAGCGGCATAGCTAGGCGGTGTCTGGTTTGCCATGTGGGCAGGTGCCGAAGCCACGGTGGCCACGGGTCCCGCAGCGGCACCAATCGCTCTGCCAGTCGATCCCGCCGAAGCGATGTTGGCAGCCGGCGACGTTCCCATTCCAGGGTTCAACTGAGCCAACATCTCACGAGAGCGATCGATGGCACGCTTGGTGGCCGGATCGCCTGCGGCGGAGGCTTCATGAGTGACAGCCTGCTGCAGGTGGATTTGAGCGTCCGCGTTCTGCCCTTTTTTGTAGTGCAAAAACGCCATGTTGAAGTGAGCCACGGCGGGTTTGTTGTTGGCCGCCAAGACCTTGTAGGCCTCTTCGCTCTGCCCCGATTCGAAGTGCACGCTGGCCAGGTTGTTGGCATAGCGAGATGTGCCGGGTGCCAGTTCCAAGGCGCGAGCCAAGGTTTGCACTGCCATCCCGTGCTGATTCAATTTCCCGAGCGTCAAACCCAGGTCGTTGTACAACGCCGCGTCGTTTGGGCTTTGTGCGATTGCTTTTTGAAAGAACTCCGCAGCCTTCGAATGATTGCCTTCTCGAAAATGCAGCCGTGCCACGCTGGTCAACGCGGAAGCGTGACTCGGTGATTCCTCGAGTGCCTTGGAATAGCTTTCCATGGCCTTGGTCAGATTGCCGGTCGATTCCCAAAGCTGTCCGTTGGCAACCAACACATCCGGTTCCAATTGACCAGGCTCGTTCTCCAACGACAACGGATCACTGTTGTAGTCGTTTTCTTTCGAATCACGACCAAACCAGCTGGCAACCGTTCCGGTGGTTTTTCCCCACGCGCTCTTGGTTGCATTGCCGACACCCCCTGCCGCTTTCCCGACCGAGTCCCCCGCAGAAGCGATGAAACTAGGGCCCTTGTTGGGCTCGCTGACCGTGGCTGTTCCCTTGCCTGCGAAGGGATTCATGGATGCCAACGACATTGATCGAGAGGCACATCCAGTGGAAGTCAACGTGAGGCAACCACCCACCACCAACGTGAAAATCCATTCGCGTTTGGCTGGATGAGTCTTGCGAGTTGCGTTTGGCTGACGTGTGGCGTCCATGTTTCACACTTCGTTAAGGAGCATTTGTGGCCGATCATTGCAACCGGCACCGCCCGTCTCTCACACATGTGTGAAACGGGCCTTTCGTTGGAAAATCAGATCACAACGGATCATTCCATTGGCTTTGATCGACCATTCGCTTGATCGACTTTAGGGCGTGCAACGATTTTTCTGAAAATCGGTTTTCAAACACATGTGAGCTCCGTGATGCTCGCGGCAGCCCCTGTTCACACACCTACCCATTGCCCTGCCAATTCGATTCGTCTGCACGAATCGTGAAGCCGCTGTTGCATTCTTATCGGTCAGGATCCGCCCCGGATTCGATCCCAATTTGACGACAACGCGGCGATCTTTCTCCTCGCAGTGAAACTCGGGCGAGGGACTTCCAAGTCCATCAATCACAACCCGACGCGTGACGGGCTGTTGATTCAATCAGCCGGAACGCGATCGCGTCCGGTTCGTCTTCGGTGACCGTGGGCTAGCGATGGACTGCGAAATGTTTGGTGCGATGGAGCGTATTCGTTTGCGCAAGTTTTCATCCCGGTAGGGATGTCAGATGGTAGCCGTCGGTAAGCGATAGCGCCACCGATGGACATGCCCCCCACGCCACCACTCACCATCCCGCCGTGGCCATTGGCCACGGCGGGATGGTGAGTTTTTCGGGGGCTCGTTTACCGGGGGCTCGTTTACCGGGGGCTCGTTGACCGGGGGTGTGCTGCTACGCAGCGACCCCCGGCTACCATCTGACATCCCTACCGGGATGGAGAAAGATGGAAGCCGGAAGAAAATTTGCATCCGCTATCAAAGCGGCAATGGCAAAGATTTAGCAGTCCAGGCCAGCGTCCATCGGCTGATCGCTCAATCTGCGAAACGCACTAGTGGTTTGTCAGCACTTGTTTTTAGGGTAGTGGACGAGGCCACGAGTCCTGAACTGGCGTCAAATCCAAGGACTCGTGGCCTCGTCCACTACGATCAACCCTCACTTTTAACTTTGACGGACCACTCCGCTCTCAAAACGAAGCTGAACGAGAGTAGAACATTTGCCCCAAATGTTCGCGTGCTCGGCTCATTGTCGTCGAGCAGAATGACGCGAACGATTGAAAGGGAACTCGGTCGCAAGAAGGCCTGGCGGATCAAGACTGCCCGGCGAAACAGATAACGACAACGGTTCGACCCTGACCACTGGTCTGTCAGGACTTGTTTTTAGGGTAGTGGACGAGGCCACGAGGCCACGAGGCCTGAACTGGCGTCGACCCCAAGGACTCGTGGCCTCGTCCACTACGATCAACCCTCACTTTTAACTTTGACGGACCACTCCGCTCTCAAAACGAAGCTGAACGAGAGTAGAACATTTGCCCCCAAATGTTTGCGTGCCCGGTTCATTGTCGTCGAGCAGCGTGACACGAACGGTTGAAAGGGAACTCGGTCGCAAGAAGGCCTGGCGGATCAAGACTGCCCAGCGGAACAGTTGAGGACAACGGTTCGACTCTGACCACTGGTCTGTCAGGACTTGTTTTTAGGGTAGTGGACGAGGCCACGAGTCCTGAACTGGCGTCGAATCCACGGACTCGTGGCCTCGTCCACTACGATCAACCCTAACTTTTAACAACGGTTCTACTCTGACTTCGCTCAATCGATCCAGTCAAGCGACTCCAAGAACGCGAACGTCTTTTCCATCGTGTCGCGGTAAATCTTGCCTCCTCCATCGGTCTTCTTCGCATTGAAGAACCCGTGTGGCTGGCCCTCGTAGAGATGCAGTTCGCTGCGAACTCCGACTTCTTCGCAACGGTCGCGAAATCGTTCTCCGGTTGCAACCGGGATCAAATTGTCGTTGGTGCCCAAGAACACGATCGACGGCGGATCGTCCTTCGTGATGTTGTGAGCAGGTGAGTACTTCGCATAGTCGTCGCCCACGCGTGCCGTGCCCCATCCGCCGGGTCCGTTGTCGTAGACGGGGTTGAACAACAGCATCGCTGCTGGCTTGCGAGAAACTCCGCTCACGACTTGGTCCTCCATCATCCCCAAGTAGGCTGCCAAGTGACCGCCTGCTGAACCACCGCCGGTCGCCATCCGCTTCGGATCGATCCCGAACTTGCTGGCGTTGGCTCGGATGGAACGAAACGCATCCGAGGCATCCTCGACGCAGGTATCCGGTGGCGTTTTCGACTCTTTATCCAGCAACCGATACTTCACGCGAAAACAAACCATGCCGCGCTCCGCAAGTTCCTTGCTGTGCGAAGCAAACTGGCCCGGTTTGCCACCCGTCCACCCACCGCCGTGGAAGAAGACGACGGCAGGACGAGAATCTTCCGCCGACCAATCCGCTGGTCGCGTCCAGTCGACGAACAACTTGGTCGTCTTGCCCGACGATTCGTCGCTGACCGTTTTGTAGACAAATTGCTCCTCCACCACTTCGCTCGATGGTCCCGCATCGCGCGTGGCATCGGCAGCGGAGACGAAGTCACCCACTCCGATCGATTGAAATGTGAATGCGGCCGCAAAAACAAATGCAAACGAACGTCGGTGACTCATTGTGTCCTCAGCTTTTTTGAAGGGCGTCGCGAATTTCTCGCAACAGTTGAATGTCCTCGCTCGGCTTGGCGACTTCTTCCTCTTCCGGTTCATCTTCCATTCGCGCCCGAGCTGCATTGATCAGCTTAATCGCTACGAACAAGGCGATGGCGATCAACAGGAATTCAAAAATGGTTTGAGTGAATGGGCCGTAGTTCAAAATCGGATAGTCCTGAACCAGCATCCCGGCACCTTCGCCTTCGATGATCTTGCCAGCATCGTCGAGCTTGGGCGACTCCGTTTCAATTGTCAGAGCGGCCTCTTTGAAGTTGACCCCCGAGCGAGCTGTCAACAAATTGATCGGAGGCATGATGATGTTGTCGACCAACGACTTCACGATGCCACCAAAGGCACCGCCGATCACCACCCCAACCGCCAAATCGATGACGCTGCCTTTGAGTGCAAACTCTTTAAACTCTTGAACCAAACCCATCTCGACCCCTCGCTGTATGCGTTTTGCATCCATCTAAAAAAACACAAACACCATGTTTGCGATGAACGCGCCAAGCCTATGCGAGCGGAACCGCCACACCAAGCGGTTGGTTTCAATTTACATTCGCTGATTCGCATGCATTCCAAGGTGTCGCATCCCCAAACGCACATGCGTTTCGACAGGGCGGACACCTTGCTTGGCCAAACGAATGCATGCTCAACCGGCAGTTGATTGAGTACGTTCGAAAATTGAACGATCAGCCGAGGGACGATCGCCCACGGTGACCGAAGACGAACCGGACGCGATCGCGTTCTGACTGACGAAATCACTAGGCCGTTAAGCAACGCGTGAACAACAAGTGACGATGTTAGCGGTGTGGCGCAAGCCGCCCGGTGAGGAACCGGAGGGCTCGCGCCCTTCCGCTACGTCACTTGTTGTTCACGTGGTCCTATGCCGGCACCAATTCTTGCTTGGGACCAAAGAATTCGTACTTCAACCGATGGTCCGCCACTCCCATCTCGGACAAAGCCGAATGAACCAGATTCATGAAAGGCTTCGGGCCACAGAAGAAATACCGAGCCGTCCCAACCGGCGTCCATTCAGCGATCTGTTCCTTGGTCAGCAACCCTGTTTCGTCGCATTTTCCCGATGCCAAATCATCCGGCAAAGGATTGTCGTAGATCGTTCGCAACTGCAACCCAGGCGACGATTCCGCGAGTGCCTTCAACTCATCCGCAAACGCTTGCGATGCGCTGTTGCGAGCCGCCTGCACAAACACAACTTCTGCGTTGGGTTGAGCCTTCAACAATGACTTCGCCATCGACAGCAACGGGGTCACTCCGATTCCGCCAGCCAAGAACACAATGGGTTCCGCCGCCTTCTCAGTGGGATCAAGCGTGAATTCTCCGCACGGTGGCCCGACTTCGATCAAATTCCCTTCCTGCATCTCGTCATGCAAATGGTTCGAAATCAAACCGCCCGGCGCATCGGCTTGCAGTGCTCCCTCGCGTTTGACACTGATCCGATAGTGAGGCTCTTGCCAATGGTCGGACAAACTGTAGTTGCGAGGCGAAGTGGGCGTGACCGGATGATCGACGTGAACGGTGATGTATTGGCCTGGTTTGAAAGCAGGCAAGTCCCCTCCGTCTTCCGGAGTCAAATAGAACGATGTCACACAGTCACTTTCGGGCGTCTTTCGCGACACGACAAAGGTTCGCGTGCCGTTCCATCCGCCGGGCACCTGGGCTTGGTTCTGATAGATCTCGTTTTCGCGACCGATGAAGATGTCAGCCAAGAACCCATACGCTTCCTCCACCGCGCCCAGGACTTCTTCCGTCGCGCCGTCGCCCATCACATCCTTGATCGCCGCCAACAAATTCGCGCCCACGATCGGATAGTGTTCGGCTTGAATCCCTAGCGAACAATGCTTCTGAGCGATCAGTTCCACGGCGGGCAACAACACCGCGGGATTGTCGATGTGAGTGAAGTAGGCACAGATCGCACCCGCCAAGGCTTTCTGCTGACCGCCCGTGTGCTGGTGCGACTGGTTGAAGAAAACCTTGACCTCCGGATTCGCCTCAAACATCCGCTCATAAAATCGCCGCGTGATCGTCTCTGCGTTGGCGGCGACAGCGGGCGTGATCTCTTTGACGATGCGAATGGTGTTTTCACTGAGCAAGGCGGCTCTCCCGAAAATGAAGTCGTAACGAAGCGGCCAAACATCACGCCGCTAAACATCTACCTCAACGTACAGGTTCATTTCTACACGTCAAGATGGAGTTTCGATTCCATGGGTTCCTGTCTTCTTTGAGCACACCCGACCGCCCCGCTGAGAGAGGCGACTCATCCGCCTTTCTCCACCGCTATTGGGCACTGATTCCCCGGCGTCTGCCGAGGCCTCAAGAGTTCGCCTTTGCAGGAGCCCAAACATCCACGGCAAAGTACACTGGCAACCAGTGCGGACCCCGTTTTAAACGCTTCACGATTGACACAACTGAGATGGCCCCGATGAATTGGAAATGCTTTGCAAGCTTGTGGATGCTGTTGTTTTTGAGCACCAATGTGCTTGGCGACGACGCTCCCCCCTCGAAGGACACCACGGCAGAAGAGAAATCAAGTGACAAATTGACGGACCAATTTGTCACGACCGAGCACTCTTTCAGCGTGGCAGGAGAGACGATTGACTACACCGCCACCGCGGGTCGCTTGGTCATGCAAACTGACGAACTGGACCCCAAAGCGGAAGTCTTCTTCGTCTCGTACACTCGCAAGAGCGACGACATTACCAAGCGTCCGATCACGTTCTGCTTCAACGGCGGACCGGGTTCCTCTTCGGTTTGGCTGCACCTGGGAATGCTGGGGCCCAAGATCATCCGCTTCCCGGATGATGCGTCTGTGTTGCGTCCTCCGTATCACCTCGATGAAAACCACCAGAGTCTGTTGGACATCACCGACCTGGTGTTCATCGACCCCGTCAGCACGGGATACAGTCGTCCCGCGAAAGACGTCAACAAGAGCGATTTCCATGGCTACAACGAAGACGTCCGCAGCGTCGGCCAGTTCATCCATGACTACACCACCCAGTTCGAACGTTGGCTCTCACCGAAATTGATTCTTGGCGAAAGCTACGGTGGACTTCGCGTTGCGGGGCTGAGCGGCTACCTGCGAGACCACTACAAAATGGAACTCAATGGCGCCATCGTGATCTCCGGCGCCATCAACTTTCAAACGCTGCGGTTCTCGCCCAGCAACGACGTCCCTGACGTTTGCTTCCTGCCGACCTACACGGCGACGGCTTGGTACCACAAGCAACTCGATGAGGAACTGCAATCGCTTCCACTGGCGGAAGTCGTCGCGAAATCGGAGAAGTTCGCTTACCGCCAATACGCCCCTGCTCTGCTGAAAGGAACCAGCATCGGCAAAAAGGAACTTCAACGTGTCGCCGAGGAACTCGCAAGCCTGACAGGCCTGTCGGAAGAGTACTTGTTGTCGTCCAACCTCAAGATTTCGATGCAGCGTTTTGGCAAGGAGTTGCTTCGCGATCAAGCGTTGACGGTCGGCCGATTCGACGGTCGTTACACAAGCATCGACCGTGACTCAGCCGGTGAGACGCCCGAATTCGATGCCAGTGGGGCCGCGATCTTTGGCCCCTTCACGGCTTGCCTGAACGATTACATGCATCGCGATTTGAAATACAAGGATCGACGCGTCTACGAAATCTTGACCGGCAACGTGCATCCGTGGAGCTACAAACCCTTCGAAGGCCGCTACGTCGATGCGTCGGAAACCTTGCGTCGAGCGATGACAGCCAACCCGTCCTTCAAATTGTTTGTCGCTTGCGGGTACTACGATCTCGCCACGCCCCACTTCGCGATGGAGTACACCATCGACCACATGGGTTTGTCCTCGGAACGAAGCAAGAACTTGACGATCAAGCATTACGAAGGTGGGCACATGATGTACGTTCATGAGCCGTCTCTCAAACAACTGCGTCAAGACCTGGTCGAGTTCTACAAGGATGCCGTTGGCGAAACCGCTCAATAGGCGTCTGTTTCGCAACCGTGCCACCGATTCGGCAACCAGCTGCTTCCGTTGCTCAGCTGGAGATCAACGCGGCTTCTGACCACAACGATGGATCTTCCGCGACCGGGAAATCGGTGCTGAGCGTCAACGCTTGGTTGCCGAGTTCCCGATCCGCGACGAGGTAATAGAAACCGATCTGCGATTGGTCCTTGGGGTCGTATCCCGTCAACGCATCGGCGGGAATCAAACCAGACAACTCATACCCATCGTGCCGAGGGATTGCGTGAATCTTCAGCGCGTCCGGACGGATGGGTTTGGGATTGGTTCTCGCCCGATTGATGGGCACCATCGCCGCAACGGCTCGCTCACGTTTAGGGCCACCGCCAGCGGGCAACCATAAAAACCGATGGCAATGCTGGGTCGCGCGGTGGATGTTGGGACTGTTCCGCGTGTCCATCCAAAGGTGCAACCCATCGCTCTCATCCAATCGAGTTTCGCGACACCATGGCAACTGACGTTTCCCATTGACCAACAAGTGAAACCCGATGCCGGTCACGTCCCACGCGATGCGCACATCGGCAAAGATCGGACCGCCTGAGAGCGCCGCAAAAGACGGCACTCGGCACGAAGTGGGCAGCGACAACCCTCGCGAGGTCCAATCCAAAGCGTGCTGCTGCAGCCGAACTTCGAACCGGAATAGCATCGTCGGATCGAGAAGGGGACCTTTGGCGGAACTCAAGACTGCAAACCTGCTCGGGAAATTCGCGGGACCATCGAACCGCAGAAACACTTCTACGGGTACCAAAAGCGTACCGGCTTCGTCCCGTTTTGGAATGGTGGCAACCCGTGCTTGTCAGAGGTGCGAGTGCTGGCCGATGAGTGCCCAAGCTCGGTTTGAA
The Rhodopirellula islandica DNA segment above includes these coding regions:
- the mscL gene encoding large conductance mechanosensitive channel protein MscL — encoded protein: MGLVQEFKEFALKGSVIDLAVGVVIGGAFGGIVKSLVDNIIMPPINLLTARSGVNFKEAALTIETESPKLDDAGKIIEGEGAGMLVQDYPILNYGPFTQTIFEFLLIAIALFVAIKLINAARARMEDEPEEEEVAKPSEDIQLLREIRDALQKS
- the hmpA gene encoding NO-inducible flavohemoprotein, producing MLSENTIRIVKEITPAVAANAETITRRFYERMFEANPEVKVFFNQSHQHTGGQQKALAGAICAYFTHIDNPAVLLPAVELIAQKHCSLGIQAEHYPIVGANLLAAIKDVMGDGATEEVLGAVEEAYGFLADIFIGRENEIYQNQAQVPGGWNGTRTFVVSRKTPESDCVTSFYLTPEDGGDLPAFKPGQYITVHVDHPVTPTSPRNYSLSDHWQEPHYRISVKREGALQADAPGGLISNHLHDEMQEGNLIEVGPPCGEFTLDPTEKAAEPIVFLAGGIGVTPLLSMAKSLLKAQPNAEVVFVQAARNSASQAFADELKALAESSPGLQLRTIYDNPLPDDLASGKCDETGLLTKEQIAEWTPVGTARYFFCGPKPFMNLVHSALSEMGVADHRLKYEFFGPKQELVPA
- a CDS encoding tetratricopeptide repeat protein; protein product: MDATRQPNATRKTHPAKREWIFTLVVGGCLTLTSTGCASRSMSLASMNPFAGKGTATVSEPNKGPSFIASAGDSVGKAAGGVGNATKSAWGKTTGTVASWFGRDSKENDYNSDPLSLENEPGQLEPDVLVANGQLWESTGNLTKAMESYSKALEESPSHASALTSVARLHFREGNHSKAAEFFQKAIAQSPNDAALYNDLGLTLGKLNQHGMAVQTLARALELAPGTSRYANNLASVHFESGQSEEAYKVLAANNKPAVAHFNMAFLHYKKGQNADAQIHLQQAVTHEASAAGDPATKRAIDRSREMLAQLNPGMGTSPAANIASAGSTGRAIGAAAGPVATVASAPAHMANQTPPSYAAPPSYAIPGAIQPTATQPVVPGSNSAVSFQESSAGQTAGSPKADPAAASTEATGSTPPVNFSLPE
- a CDS encoding DOMON domain-containing protein, with the translated sequence MPSFAALSGGPIFADVRIAWDVTGIGFHLLVNGKRQLPWCRETRLDESDGLHLWMDTRNSPNIHRATQHCHRFLWLPAGGGPKRERAVAAMVPINRARTNPKPIRPDALKIHAIPRHDGYELSGLIPADALTGYDPKDQSQIGFYYLVADRELGNQALTLSTDFPVAEDPSLWSEAALISS
- a CDS encoding alpha/beta hydrolase; protein product: MSHRRSFAFVFAAAFTFQSIGVGDFVSAADATRDAGPSSEVVEEQFVYKTVSDESSGKTTKLFVDWTRPADWSAEDSRPAVVFFHGGGWTGGKPGQFASHSKELAERGMVCFRVKYRLLDKESKTPPDTCVEDASDAFRSIRANASKFGIDPKRMATGGGSAGGHLAAYLGMMEDQVVSGVSRKPAAMLLFNPVYDNGPGGWGTARVGDDYAKYSPAHNITKDDPPSIVFLGTNDNLIPVATGERFRDRCEEVGVRSELHLYEGQPHGFFNAKKTDGGGKIYRDTMEKTFAFLESLDWID
- a CDS encoding S10 family peptidase, encoding MLLFLSTNVLGDDAPPSKDTTAEEKSSDKLTDQFVTTEHSFSVAGETIDYTATAGRLVMQTDELDPKAEVFFVSYTRKSDDITKRPITFCFNGGPGSSSVWLHLGMLGPKIIRFPDDASVLRPPYHLDENHQSLLDITDLVFIDPVSTGYSRPAKDVNKSDFHGYNEDVRSVGQFIHDYTTQFERWLSPKLILGESYGGLRVAGLSGYLRDHYKMELNGAIVISGAINFQTLRFSPSNDVPDVCFLPTYTATAWYHKQLDEELQSLPLAEVVAKSEKFAYRQYAPALLKGTSIGKKELQRVAEELASLTGLSEEYLLSSNLKISMQRFGKELLRDQALTVGRFDGRYTSIDRDSAGETPEFDASGAAIFGPFTACLNDYMHRDLKYKDRRVYEILTGNVHPWSYKPFEGRYVDASETLRRAMTANPSFKLFVACGYYDLATPHFAMEYTIDHMGLSSERSKNLTIKHYEGGHMMYVHEPSLKQLRQDLVEFYKDAVGETAQ